From the Vibrio tubiashii ATCC 19109 genome, the window GTTCGCTGGGTATCGCTTACTCCAGGAACTGTTCTCATTACCTGACAAGTTCATGTTCTTTGATGTTCAAGGACTAGATTGGCTAAAAGGCGTTCCTCAGCGTAGTAACGTAAATATCAAGTTTCACTTTAAACGGGCATTGCCGTCTGAAGTTGTTTTAAAAGATAAGCATTTAAGATTGCATTGCACGCCGGCGGTCAACTTATTCGAGAAAGATGGCGACCCGATAAGGCTTGAACACCGACGCAATGAATACAAAGTGCGCCCACAAAGTACCAGCCAAGATCATTTTGAAGTGTACTCGATCGAAAGTGTTGAGAGTTGGAGTAAAGACGAGCGTCGACGTAAACCTCTAATTGAATTTGAGACTTTTGAGCATCAAATCAATCAGCGAGATAAACGCGAATTCTATAAGTCGAAAGTAGGGGAGCGTGTGAGTGGTCGCGGCTTAGAGCGATATATTTCTTTTCATACCCACAATGGTGATATAGCAGATCTAGGATCCGAAACGGTCTTGATGAAATTGCAATGCAGTAATGCAGACTTAGCCGAGCGATTGTCCGTAGGAGATGTCACATATACGACCCATAAGTCGCCGACATATGCTACGTTCGAGAACATCACAAAGCCGACTCAATCTGTCAGCCCTCAGGTCAATGGGGAATTACAATGGCAGCTAATCGCCAACATGTCGTTGAACTATTTGTCCTTGGCCAACATCGATGTCCTTAAAGTCTTGCTATCGACCTATGACTTCCATTCGCGAGTAGATAGACAAGCGCATCGAGCTTCAATACATCGGCTGGATGGCATTATCTCTTCTGAAATGAAACCGATCGATCGTGTTTTTAGGGGGGTGTCAGTGCGAGGCAACCAATTCAAATTGGTCACTAACTCCAAATTTTTTGTCAATGAAGGCGATATGTTTTTGATGGTGAACGTACTCAACGAGTTCATCAGACTTTACTCAAGTGTTAATTCATTTACAGAGCTTGAGGTTTTTGATGAAGCAAGTGGTGAAGTCTACAACTGGGCAAGCTTAATCGGGCAACAGACAATACTATGATTGAAGCAATATCCAAAGATTCCCATGATTTTAGCTTCTATCAAGCGGTTCTTCTGCTTGAAAAGCACTATCAGCGCCTTCCTGACTGCGAATTTTCCGCGGTTGGAGAAAACAAGTACTTTCACCAAGAACGTATTGAGTTTAGTGTTTCGCCGAAACTCAGTTTCCCGAAGAGTGACATGGATTTCATTGTCCATATGGAGCGCAATGGTCAGCAGTACTCCCGAATTGAAACCAATTTTCTTGGATTGCATGGCGCTAGCTCACCACTCCCGGCTTCTTATACCGAAAAACTAGCAGGACGTGAGGAGGAA encodes:
- the tssF gene encoding type VI secretion system baseplate subunit TssF, encoding MSNSKYFQDELTYLREAGSEFAKYHPKLTHFLSEGTFDPDVERLLEGFAFLTGRIREKIDDELPELTQSLMTLLWPHYMRSVPSMCISELKPHTGSVTEKTVVKRGAEMASEQVEGTQCLFRTCYDVDLYPINITGIEQSNSRTSSTIDITLSTEHGLELSRIGLDTLRLHLHGEIHISRTVFLWLFRYLDYVELDVGGGYKHKLGPEFVKPVGFDEDEALLPYSKNSFAGYRLLQELFSLPDKFMFFDVQGLDWLKGVPQRSNVNIKFHFKRALPSEVVLKDKHLRLHCTPAVNLFEKDGDPIRLEHRRNEYKVRPQSTSQDHFEVYSIESVESWSKDERRRKPLIEFETFEHQINQRDKREFYKSKVGERVSGRGLERYISFHTHNGDIADLGSETVLMKLQCSNADLAERLSVGDVTYTTHKSPTYATFENITKPTQSVSPQVNGELQWQLIANMSLNYLSLANIDVLKVLLSTYDFHSRVDRQAHRASIHRLDGIISSEMKPIDRVFRGVSVRGNQFKLVTNSKFFVNEGDMFLMVNVLNEFIRLYSSVNSFTELEVFDEASGEVYNWASLIGQQTIL